A DNA window from Aureibaculum sp. 2308TA14-22 contains the following coding sequences:
- the miaE gene encoding tRNA-(ms[2]io[6]A)-hydroxylase, whose amino-acid sequence MLGLKFETETSWAEIAKNDLQQILTDHAFLEQKAASNAVSIIINYSEETELVSAMSEIAIEEMQHFKMVHDLMKARGMVLGRAQRNDYAKDLQSYFVKTKDRTEALIQRLMVAALIEARSCERFKVFSENLEDKELSNFYKDLMISEANHYTLFLGFARKYQDKEIVNKKWNDLLAYEAKLMKKGGKIAKVHG is encoded by the coding sequence ATGTTAGGACTCAAATTTGAAACAGAAACTTCCTGGGCAGAAATTGCTAAAAATGATTTACAGCAAATATTAACAGATCATGCTTTTTTAGAACAAAAAGCGGCATCTAATGCGGTTTCTATCATTATTAATTATTCTGAAGAAACCGAGTTGGTATCTGCCATGAGCGAAATTGCCATTGAAGAAATGCAACATTTTAAAATGGTGCATGACCTAATGAAAGCCAGAGGAATGGTATTAGGCAGGGCACAACGAAATGATTATGCTAAAGACTTACAATCTTATTTTGTAAAAACTAAAGATAGAACTGAAGCATTAATTCAACGTTTGATGGTTGCCGCACTTATAGAAGCAAGGAGTTGCGAACGTTTTAAGGTGTTTTCAGAAAACTTAGAAGACAAAGAACTATCTAATTTTTATAAAGATTTAATGATTTCTGAAGCCAATCATTATACACTATTCTTAGGTTTTGCTCGAAAATATCAGGATAAAGAAATCGTAAATAAAAAATGGAATGATTTATTGGCTTATGAAGCTAAGTTGATGAAAAAAGGGGGTAAAATAGCCAAGGTACATGGTTAA